The following coding sequences are from one Papilio machaon chromosome 8, ilPapMach1.1, whole genome shotgun sequence window:
- the LOC106717721 gene encoding arylsulfatase B — translation MSKLIKLLSLFIFLNEIYGEEVSKPHIIFILFDDLGWNDVSFLGSHDIRTPNIDTLASDGIVLNQYYTDAFGTPSRSALLTGKYPMRLGVQGISISASEDLGIPESERLLPSYLRELDYETYLIGKWNVGKSRQHYLPIHRGFNTFYGFLDGSIDYFTHDLIEKWNGATAFGLNLYNNTQPVEDQSGHVTEIFTDKAVEIIRNHDRTVPLYLQLSHAAPHTGGGLVNLQTPADTIAANSHIAHSARRTYAGMVTGLDKSVGSIVAALSENEMLQSTIIVIVSDNGALTTGALQNFGSNFPLRGVKGTPWEGAIRSPALVWSPILPTKIMNEVFHVTDWLPTLVHAAGGAIKKPIDGVNQWLSLKDGKKSKRKEIVLAVDNLSGWVAFREGDLKIILGKVDEETSGYYGKELQALRKDPPSYEDMLLDCKVSNVLRDKLGVSIEPESITAKRKELNLSGLHVLQSADICIPTKEKGCLFNISADPLEAHDLWNKLPDIVHYLTLRVRVLWSEMKPRYEPKRDPRADPSLRNYTWAPWIENDEISIEPENKTYPAFPLHLSQKELQYIFKLNVGTFSEKLCKLIKNMGDSFTKTLSSLFNY, via the exons ATGTCAAAGTTGATCAAATTACTAAG CCTCTTTATATTTCTGAATGAAATTTATGGCGAAGAAGTATCGAAACCTCACATTATTTTCATACTTTTTGATGACTTG GGTTGGAATGACGTCAGTTTCCTTGGTTCTCACGACATAAGGACACCGAACATTGACACGCTTGCTTCGGATGGAATTGTATTGAATCAGTACTATACAGATGCCTTTGGTACACCTTCAAGAAGTGCGTTACTTACAGGAAAATATCCCATGAGACTTG GTGTTCAAGGCATCTCTATATCGGCGTCGGAAGATCTCGGTATACCTGAATCGGAACGCCTCTTACCATCCTATTTGCGGGAATTAGACTACGAAACCTATTTGATAGGTAAATGGAACGTCGGTAAATCTAGACAGCACTATCTTCCTATTCACAGAGGCTTTAACACGTTTTATGGCTTCCTCGATGGGTCTATAGATTACTTTACGCACGATTTGATAGAG AAATGGAATGGAGCCACTGCCTTTGGTTTAAACTTGTACAATAATACACAGCCCGTGGAAGATCAAAGTGGTCATGTCACAGAAATATTTACTGACAAAGCCGTTGAAA taaTTAGAAACCATGATAGAACAGTACCTTTGTATCTCCAGTTGTCGCACGCTGCCCCCCACACTGGTGGAGGTTTAGTTAATCTTCAAACGCCTGCGGATACTATTGCGGCAAATAGTCACATCGCACATTCCGCTCGGCGAACTTATGCgg GTATGGTTACTGGTTTAGATAAAAGCGTTGGCAGCATTGTTGCAGCTTTATCTGAAAACGAAATGCTGCAGAGTACAATTATCGTTATCGTTTCGGATAATGGCGCCTTAACTACTGGAGCTTTGCAAAATTTCGGCTCTAATTTTCCGTTGCGAGGCGTTAAAGGCACACCTTGGGAAGGCGCTATACGTTCTCCTGCACTCGTATGGAGTCCTATATTACCTactaaaattatgaatgaagTATTTCACGTAACCGATTGGCTACCAACGTTAGTACACGCAGCAGGTGGCGCCATCAAGAAACCAATAGATGGTGTAAACCAATGGTTGTCACTTAAAGATGGCAAGAAATCAAAACGTAAAGAAATAGTACTGGCAGTTGACAATCTCAGCGGTTGGGTAGCTTTTAGAGAaggtgatttaaaaattatactaggAAAAGTTGATGAAGAAACAAGTGGATATTACGGCAAAGAGTTACAAGCTTTGAGAAAAGATCCCCCATCGTATGAAGATATGTTACTGGATTGTAAAGTAAGCAACGTGCTGCGAGATAAATTGGGGGTGTCGATTGAACCGGAGTCTATTACAGCTAAACGGAAGGAATTGAATTTATCAGGACTGCACGTACTTCAAAGTGCAGACATTTGTATTCCTACAAAAG aaaaaggaTGTCTTTTTAACATAAGTGCCGATCCTTTAGAAGCGCATGATTTGTGGAATAAATTGCCCgatattgtacattatttgACTCTACGCGTTCGAGTATTGTGGTCTGAAATGAAACCGAGGTATGAGCCGAAGCGGGATCCTAGAGCAGATCCCTCGCTTCGTAATTACACATGGGCACCGTGGATCGAAAACGATGAAATATCGATTGAACCTGAAAACAAAACCTATCCAGCTTTTCCACTGCATCTATCTCAAAAAGAGCTtcagtacatttttaaattaaatgttggaACCTTTTCAGAAAAATTAtgcaagttaattaaaaacatgggGGACTCATTTACGAAGACCCTTAGCagtttatttaactattga
- the LOC106717710 gene encoding odorant receptor 10a-like, protein MLKFENQFKTSTWALRFNGAHPFLQRDKKWIAKFILLVIFTTVFFVFLVNSIVFHDIPDGKYTEAIKNGSLATVYLTLYFKNYVLLRFANSMRKYIEIINEDYAAVEHYTQDEKQIIQLYSKKGTNVCFYWFVAAYTTGAMFPLKALFFMICSFFRGEFKLVPIFDMTYPALIETRKEIIYVYLILFLYCLIFDMYATSVYVGFDPMASIFLLHVCGQIEIMSLRMKNVMTDVTDHNEICRKLRDINKRLQAIYIFHNSVQSNFLELFEFNMKTTMFLLPFSAFQIVQSLKNLELNIEFTCFFGSYIIHFLIPCYYSNLLMDKSYELREAIYSCGWENQPNIQIRKTVLFMLSRCVIPLSMRTIFHPVNLATFAEVCRQAYTIFNIMNAAWS, encoded by the exons atgttaaaatttgaaaatcaatttaagaCATCAACTTGGGCTTTACGTTTCAATGGAGCCCATCCCTTTTTACAGCGCGATAAAAAATGGattgcaaaatttattttacttgtcaTTTTTACTACagtgttttttgtatttcttgtcaattcaattgtttttcatGATATTCCAGATGGGAAATATACGGAAGCCATCAAAAACGGCAGCCTAGCTACCGTGTACTTGACtctttactttaaaaactatGTCCTGCTACGTTTTGCAAATTCAATgagaaaatatattgaaattatcaATGAAGATTATGCCGCAGTTGAACATTACACACAAGATGAGAAGCAAATAATTCAGCTGTATTCAAAAAAGGGAACCaacgtttgtttttattggttCGTTGCAGCATATACTACCGGTGCTATGTTTCctttaaaagctttattttttatgatctGTTCATTTTTTCGCGGTGAATTTAAACTAGTTCCAATATTCGATATGACTTACCCGGCCTTGATTGAAACTCGTAAAGAAATCATTTATgtatatctaattttatttttatattgcctAATTTTCGATATGTATGCAACATCTGTGTACGTGGGATTTGATCCTATGGCTTCTATATTTCTATTGCACGTTTGTGGTCAAATTGAAATAATGAGTTTGCGAATGAAGAACGTAATGACGGATGTTACAGATCATAATGAGATCTGTAGAAAATTAAGAGATATCAACAAAAGACTGCAAGCAATTTACAT tTTCCATAATTCAGTTCAATCGAACTTTTTGGAATTATTTGAATTCAATATGAAAActacaatgtttttattaccattCTCAGCTTTTCAAATCGTTCAA tcaCTGAAGAATTTGGAACTTAATATAGAATTCACATGTTTCTTTGGGTCATACATAATTCACTTTTTAATCCCATGCTACTATAGCAACCTACTGATGGATAAG AGTTACGAATTGAGAGAAGCAATTTACTCGTGCGGTTGGGAGAACCAGCCGAATATTCAAATAAGGAAGACCGTGTTGTTTATGTTGTCAAGATGTGTCATACCGCTCAGCATGAGAACTATATTCCACCCAGTTAACCTCGCAACATTTGCCGAG gtGTGTCGTCAAGCTTATACCATAttcaatattatgaatgcTGCATGGTCATAA